Proteins from a genomic interval of Rhizobium leguminosarum:
- a CDS encoding ABC transporter permease gives MKTLLRNRKALTGLVIIAFIVLVAIAAPLLTQYDPAARTGRPHQSPSLDHILGTTRIGQDVFARLIYGARTSLAVGFGAGLLITLVGTALGIISGYRGGKTDEIISFFTNMVLVVPNLPLLLVLAAFIGQASPLVIALILGATSWAWGARVTRAETLSVKQKDFVKSAEMMGEPQWRIMTFEIFPNVISIVGINFIGSVIFAIITEATLEFLGLGDPRAISWGTMLYNAQKASALSVGAWWDILTPCFALAFLGIGMSLLNFAVDEIANPRLRTGNHLKRWSLLVRTGEGRL, from the coding sequence ATGAAGACCCTGCTTCGAAACCGCAAGGCGCTCACCGGTCTCGTCATCATCGCCTTCATCGTCCTCGTCGCGATCGCAGCGCCCCTCCTGACGCAGTACGATCCCGCCGCCCGCACCGGGCGGCCGCACCAGTCGCCATCGCTCGACCATATTCTCGGCACCACCCGCATCGGCCAGGATGTCTTCGCCCGGCTGATCTACGGTGCCCGTACTTCGCTTGCCGTCGGCTTCGGCGCCGGCCTGCTGATCACCCTCGTCGGCACCGCACTCGGCATCATCTCCGGCTACCGCGGCGGCAAGACCGACGAGATCATCAGCTTCTTCACCAATATGGTGCTGGTCGTTCCGAACCTGCCGTTGCTGCTCGTGCTTGCCGCCTTCATCGGCCAGGCAAGCCCCCTCGTCATCGCCCTCATCCTCGGCGCCACCTCCTGGGCATGGGGCGCACGCGTCACCCGCGCCGAAACGCTCTCCGTCAAGCAGAAGGATTTCGTCAAATCGGCCGAGATGATGGGTGAGCCGCAATGGCGCATCATGACATTCGAGATCTTTCCCAACGTGATTTCAATCGTCGGCATCAATTTCATCGGCAGCGTCATCTTCGCAATCATCACCGAGGCGACGCTGGAATTCCTCGGCCTCGGCGATCCGAGAGCGATCTCCTGGGGCACGATGCTCTATAATGCACAGAAGGCCTCAGCCCTTTCGGTCGGCGCCTGGTGGGATATTCTCACCCCCTGCTTCGCGCTCGCCTTCCTCGGCATCGGCATGTCATTGCTGAACTTCGCCGTCGACGAGATCGCCAATCCGCGGCTGCGCACCGGCAATCATCTGAAGCGCTGGTCCCTGCTCGTTCGAACAGGGGAGGGCCGCCTGTGA
- a CDS encoding ABC transporter ATP-binding protein produces MTQPLLSVRNLTIDYIGEEKDFRAVSDVSFDIAPGEVFGLAGESGCGKSTIAFAISRLHKPPALIRKESRILLDGRDVLGLDRQALAAFRWREVAMVFQSAMNSLNPVLRIETQFYDMLRTHKGMSRAAARERTAEMLTLVDIAPDRMRDYPHQFSGGMRQRIVIAICMALDPKLVVMDEPTTALDVVVQREILQRINELRRSFGFSVLFITHDLGLMVQFCDRIGIMLSGQLVEQNTAEAIYRTPEHDYTKKLWASFPSLHGGVLL; encoded by the coding sequence GTGACGCAGCCGCTGCTCTCGGTGAGGAACCTCACCATCGATTATATCGGCGAGGAGAAGGATTTCCGCGCCGTTAGCGATGTCAGCTTCGATATCGCGCCCGGCGAGGTCTTCGGCCTTGCCGGCGAATCCGGCTGCGGCAAGAGCACCATCGCTTTTGCCATCAGCCGCCTACACAAGCCGCCGGCGCTGATCCGCAAGGAGAGCCGCATCCTGCTCGACGGGCGCGACGTGCTCGGCCTCGACCGCCAGGCGCTCGCCGCATTCCGCTGGCGCGAGGTCGCCATGGTGTTCCAGAGCGCCATGAACTCGCTGAACCCGGTGCTGCGCATCGAAACGCAGTTCTACGACATGCTGCGCACCCACAAGGGCATGAGCCGTGCTGCAGCCCGCGAGCGCACCGCCGAGATGCTGACGCTCGTCGACATCGCACCGGATCGCATGCGCGATTATCCGCACCAATTTTCCGGCGGCATGCGCCAGCGCATCGTTATCGCCATATGCATGGCGCTCGATCCGAAGCTCGTCGTCATGGACGAACCGACGACGGCGCTCGATGTCGTCGTCCAGCGCGAGATCCTGCAGCGCATCAACGAATTGCGCCGCAGCTTTGGCTTTTCCGTGCTGTTCATCACCCATGATCTCGGGCTGATGGTGCAGTTCTGCGACCGCATCGGCATCATGCTATCAGGTCAACTGGTGGAGCAGAACACGGCCGAGGCGATCTACAGGACGCCTGAGCATGACTACACGAAAAAGCTCTGGGCCTCCTTCCCCTCGTTGCATGGAGGAGTGCTGTTATGA
- a CDS encoding ABC transporter ATP-binding protein, with the protein MTDAILALDSVTKTFGHGSGAVHAARAISFSLHAGRALALVGESGSGKTTCARMAMREYLPTSGRILYKGRPVEAAKSAEIARYRRSVQMIFQDPFASLNPAHTIAHHLRRPLKLHRPEIKGAEIDVTVRELLQRVRLDPDLVAPKYPHELSGGQRQRVNIARALAVKPEVIVADEPTSMLDVSVRLGVLNLLNEMKQEMNLGLLYITHDIATARYVAEDIAVMYAGQIVEWGSVAKVIDNPLHPYTRLLLSAVPDPEVRFDDPKARLRPDEVEDIRRRSAVPQDDIIEFEQDHFMRMI; encoded by the coding sequence ATGACGGACGCCATTCTCGCACTCGACAGCGTGACCAAAACTTTCGGCCATGGCTCCGGGGCCGTGCATGCGGCGCGCGCCATCTCGTTTTCGCTGCATGCCGGCCGGGCGCTGGCGCTCGTTGGCGAATCCGGCAGTGGCAAGACCACCTGCGCCCGCATGGCGATGCGCGAATATCTGCCGACATCGGGCCGGATTCTCTACAAGGGCCGGCCTGTCGAGGCGGCGAAATCCGCCGAAATCGCCCGCTACCGGCGCTCGGTGCAGATGATCTTCCAGGACCCCTTCGCCTCGCTGAACCCTGCCCACACCATCGCCCATCATCTGAGGCGGCCGCTGAAACTGCACCGCCCGGAGATCAAGGGGGCCGAGATCGACGTTACAGTCCGCGAACTATTGCAGCGCGTCAGGCTCGATCCCGATCTCGTCGCGCCGAAATATCCGCACGAGCTCTCAGGCGGTCAGCGCCAGCGCGTCAACATCGCTCGCGCCTTGGCCGTCAAGCCGGAAGTGATCGTCGCCGACGAACCGACCTCGATGCTCGACGTCTCCGTCCGCCTCGGCGTGCTGAACCTCTTGAACGAGATGAAGCAGGAGATGAATCTCGGCCTGCTCTATATCACCCATGACATCGCCACCGCCCGTTATGTCGCCGAGGACATCGCCGTGATGTATGCCGGCCAGATCGTCGAATGGGGCAGCGTCGCCAAGGTGATCGACAATCCGCTGCATCCCTATACAAGGCTGCTGCTCTCGGCCGTGCCCGATCCCGAAGTCCGGTTCGACGACCCGAAGGCCCGGCTGAGGCCCGACGAGGTCGAGGATATCCGCCGCCGTTCGGCCGTGCCGCAGGACGATATTATCGAATTCGAGCAGGATCATTTCATGCGGATGATCTGA
- the betC gene encoding choline-sulfatase produces the protein MARPNILILMVDQLNGTFFPDGPADFLHAPHLKSLAERSVRFTNAYTASPLCAPARASFMSGQLPSRTRVYDNAAEFASDIPTYAHHLRAAGYQTALSGKMHFVGPDQLHGFEERLTTDIYPADFGWTPDYSKPGERIDWWYHNLGSVTGAGVAEITNQMEYDDEVAYHAARKLFDLSRGHDERPWCLTVSFTHPHDPYVARRKFWDLYEDCPSLDPAVAPIAFERQDPHSQRLMKACDHEAFDISDEQIRRARRGYFANISYVDEKIGDILGVLERSRMAENTIILFASDHGDMLGDRGLWFKMNFFEGSARVPLMIAAPGWQPRRIDQPVSTLDVTPTLAGLAGIDIASLKPWTEGEDLAALAEGTGSRGPVPLEYAAEGSEAPLVCIRDGRYKLSLCEKDPPMLFNLEADPQELDNLAADPAHAEILARLVEQAGRRWNLSDFDAAVRESQARRWVVYAALRNGAYYPWDYQPLQKASERYMRNHMDLNVLEENQRFPR, from the coding sequence ATGGCGCGTCCGAATATCCTCATCCTGATGGTCGATCAGTTGAATGGGACTTTCTTTCCCGATGGCCCAGCCGATTTCCTGCATGCGCCGCATCTGAAATCATTGGCGGAGCGCTCCGTACGTTTCACCAACGCCTATACGGCAAGCCCGCTCTGCGCACCGGCGCGGGCCTCCTTCATGTCCGGACAATTGCCGAGCCGAACCCGCGTCTATGATAATGCGGCGGAATTTGCCTCCGACATTCCGACCTATGCGCATCATCTGCGCGCTGCCGGATACCAGACCGCACTTTCCGGCAAGATGCATTTCGTCGGCCCCGACCAGTTGCATGGCTTCGAAGAGCGCCTGACGACGGACATCTACCCGGCCGATTTCGGCTGGACACCCGATTATAGCAAGCCCGGCGAGCGCATAGACTGGTGGTATCACAATCTGGGTTCGGTCACCGGCGCCGGCGTTGCCGAGATCACCAACCAGATGGAATATGACGACGAGGTCGCCTACCACGCCGCCCGCAAGCTGTTCGATCTCTCGCGTGGCCATGACGAGCGACCTTGGTGCCTGACCGTCAGCTTCACCCATCCGCACGACCCCTATGTCGCGCGCCGCAAATTCTGGGACCTCTATGAGGACTGCCCGTCACTTGACCCGGCGGTTGCGCCGATTGCCTTCGAGCGGCAGGACCCGCACTCGCAGCGCCTGATGAAAGCCTGCGATCACGAGGCTTTCGACATCAGCGATGAGCAGATCAGGCGGGCAAGGCGGGGCTATTTCGCCAATATCTCCTATGTGGACGAGAAGATCGGCGACATTCTCGGCGTCCTGGAGCGGAGCCGCATGGCTGAAAACACGATCATCCTCTTTGCCTCCGACCATGGCGACATGCTCGGCGATCGCGGCCTCTGGTTCAAGATGAACTTCTTCGAAGGATCGGCCCGCGTTCCGCTGATGATCGCGGCACCCGGCTGGCAGCCCAGGCGGATAGACCAGCCTGTCTCCACGCTCGACGTGACGCCGACGCTTGCCGGTCTTGCCGGGATCGATATTGCCTCATTGAAGCCGTGGACCGAGGGCGAGGATCTCGCAGCGCTTGCCGAAGGCACCGGCAGCCGCGGCCCTGTGCCGTTGGAATATGCCGCAGAGGGTTCCGAGGCGCCGCTCGTCTGTATCCGGGACGGACGATACAAACTCTCGCTCTGCGAGAAGGACCCGCCGATGCTGTTTAATCTCGAGGCCGATCCGCAGGAGCTCGACAATCTGGCGGCCGACCCAGCGCATGCCGAGATCTTGGCAAGGCTTGTCGAACAGGCCGGCCGACGCTGGAACCTTTCCGATTTCGACGCAGCCGTGCGCGAAAGCCAGGCGCGCCGCTGGGTGGTCTACGCAGCGCTGCGCAATGGGGCCTATTATCCATGGGACTACCAGCCGCTGCAGAAGGCTTCGGAGCGTTACATGCGCAATCACATGGATCTGAACGTGTTGGAGGAAAACCAAAGGTTCCCGCGCTAG
- a CDS encoding choline sulfate utilization transcriptional regulator, with translation MPDRVPELGWMRIFAEVARLGSFSAAAAGLGLTQPAVSYQIRRLEEQFGVALLRRQHRGVELTAEGERLFQIAAKTVGDIDALARSFRTEAQRPVVRLRTDYAFSALWLIPRMHAFRQLHPETDIQIVATQRLEPGFRDDADVVVVFGTKAEFGAVGSLLLQEKVVPVCTRGFLDRNGPFDDPQQLAKAILIHLDSPTPSPWFDWRSYFAEFSVTRDLHAGRGDVSFNTYSLVIQAALSEQGVAIGWMGLVDTLLSTHMLVEAGPVIEARDRGYWLIPPRSANVHSERLSSWLVDEVGRT, from the coding sequence ATGCCAGACCGCGTGCCTGAGCTGGGATGGATGCGCATCTTCGCTGAGGTCGCAAGGCTCGGCAGCTTTTCGGCTGCGGCGGCAGGTCTCGGCCTTACGCAGCCTGCCGTCAGTTATCAGATTCGGCGGCTGGAAGAGCAGTTCGGCGTCGCCCTGCTGCGCCGCCAGCATCGCGGCGTCGAGTTGACCGCGGAGGGCGAACGGCTTTTCCAGATCGCCGCTAAGACGGTTGGTGACATCGATGCCCTGGCGCGTAGTTTCCGCACCGAGGCTCAAAGGCCAGTCGTCAGACTGAGAACCGACTATGCCTTTTCGGCGCTCTGGCTGATCCCGCGCATGCACGCGTTTCGCCAGCTTCACCCGGAAACGGATATACAGATCGTCGCGACGCAGAGGCTTGAGCCCGGCTTTCGTGACGACGCAGACGTGGTGGTGGTTTTCGGCACAAAGGCGGAATTCGGTGCCGTCGGATCACTTCTGCTGCAGGAAAAGGTGGTGCCCGTCTGCACGCGAGGCTTTCTCGATCGCAACGGCCCGTTCGACGATCCGCAGCAGCTTGCCAAGGCGATCCTGATTCATCTCGACTCGCCGACGCCATCTCCCTGGTTCGACTGGCGAAGTTATTTTGCCGAATTCTCCGTTACTCGCGATCTCCATGCCGGCCGCGGTGATGTCAGCTTCAACACCTACTCGCTGGTCATCCAGGCCGCTCTCAGCGAGCAAGGCGTGGCCATCGGCTGGATGGGGCTGGTCGATACGCTTCTCTCCACGCACATGCTGGTGGAAGCCGGGCCTGTTATCGAGGCCCGCGACCGCGGTTACTGGCTGATACCGCCGCGATCGGCAAATGTTCACAGCGAAAGGCTCAGCAGCTGGCTGGTGGATGAAGTCGGCCGCACATGA
- a CDS encoding spermidine synthase, whose amino-acid sequence MLPWIQLDSATIPGENGELRLKQRGNEFSIMLGANELMNSRLSGSEEALATLSWDRIKSHAKPRMLIGGLGMGFTLRAALAVLPEDANVTVAELVPAVVAWARGPMAEVFQGCLDDPRVGIHQGDVGVAIRSGKGAYDAILLDVDNGPDGLTRKSNDRLYDFAGLRAAGDALRPGGVLAVWSSGPDPDFTRRLKDSGFAVDAVNTRANGKRGGARHVIWLAVKPV is encoded by the coding sequence ATGCTGCCCTGGATCCAGCTCGATTCCGCGACCATTCCCGGTGAAAACGGCGAATTGCGGCTGAAGCAGCGCGGCAACGAGTTTTCGATCATGCTCGGCGCCAACGAGCTGATGAACAGCCGCCTCAGCGGCTCGGAGGAGGCGCTGGCGACCCTTTCCTGGGATCGGATCAAGTCGCACGCCAAGCCAAGGATGCTGATCGGCGGGCTCGGCATGGGTTTCACCCTGCGCGCCGCTCTCGCCGTCCTCCCGGAGGATGCCAACGTCACCGTCGCCGAGCTGGTGCCGGCCGTCGTCGCCTGGGCGCGCGGGCCGATGGCCGAGGTCTTCCAGGGCTGTCTCGACGATCCGCGCGTCGGTATCCACCAGGGCGATGTCGGCGTGGCGATCCGTTCCGGCAAAGGCGCCTATGACGCCATTCTGCTCGACGTCGACAACGGTCCTGATGGCCTGACCCGCAAATCCAACGACCGACTTTACGATTTCGCCGGCCTTCGCGCCGCCGGCGACGCCTTGCGCCCCGGCGGCGTGCTCGCCGTCTGGTCGTCCGGTCCGGACCCCGATTTCACCCGACGTCTCAAGGACAGCGGTTTTGCCGTCGATGCGGTCAACACACGCGCCAACGGCAAACGCGGCGGCGCCCGTCACGTCATCTGGCTGGCGGTGAAGCCGGTTTAA
- a CDS encoding sugar phosphate isomerase/epimerase family protein has protein sequence MQVLQNGRFAVSTWSLHRLLGAVHAYSPDPDKSAAAKEPYGPGAAALIDVPAALSARGVNRLEVCSFHLPSLDAAYIGELRDAMAASNVLFQTLLVEDGDPSHPETAERDVKWMAQWIDIAAALGAERMRVIAGKQKPTEENLTRAARHLNWLAGKAEGSGVRVVVENWFDLLPSPVEMNWLLDRLDGKVGLNSDLGNWAAPAKYQGLADIMGRAEICHAKADYGTAGLDAEDYRTCLEMCERAGYDGPFTLIYDSPFFPDEWDGILLQKTFIEDFLREAPARRTA, from the coding sequence GTGCAGGTTTTGCAAAACGGACGTTTCGCGGTTTCGACATGGTCGCTGCATCGGCTGCTTGGCGCCGTTCATGCCTATAGCCCCGATCCCGACAAAAGTGCTGCTGCGAAAGAGCCCTATGGCCCCGGCGCCGCGGCGCTGATCGACGTGCCGGCGGCGCTCTCGGCACGCGGGGTCAACCGGTTGGAGGTCTGTTCCTTCCATCTGCCGAGCCTCGACGCCGCCTATATAGGCGAATTGCGCGATGCGATGGCGGCCTCGAACGTGCTGTTCCAGACGCTGCTCGTCGAGGACGGTGATCCGAGCCATCCCGAGACGGCTGAACGCGACGTCAAATGGATGGCGCAGTGGATCGACATCGCCGCAGCCCTCGGGGCTGAGAGGATGCGGGTCATTGCCGGCAAGCAGAAGCCGACGGAGGAAAACCTTACCCGCGCCGCCCGTCATCTGAACTGGCTGGCCGGGAAGGCTGAAGGCAGCGGCGTGCGCGTCGTCGTCGAGAACTGGTTCGACCTGTTGCCATCGCCGGTCGAGATGAACTGGCTGCTGGACCGTCTGGACGGCAAGGTCGGCCTCAACAGCGACCTCGGCAACTGGGCGGCGCCAGCGAAATATCAGGGCCTTGCCGATATCATGGGCCGGGCGGAAATCTGCCATGCCAAGGCCGACTATGGCACTGCCGGCCTCGATGCCGAGGATTACCGCACGTGCCTGGAGATGTGCGAGAGGGCCGGTTACGACGGTCCCTTCACGCTGATCTACGACTCGCCCTTCTTCCCCGATGAATGGGACGGCATCTTGCTACAGAAGACGTTCATCGAGGATTTCCTGCGCGAGGCGCCGGCGCGCAGGACGGCTTAA
- a CDS encoding HpcH/HpaI aldolase family protein translates to MSAAEIDGFADRIRHHQGGMISAWIGIPDATLANHLAQEAFDTIVLDMQHGMWDMPSAANAVAQVRLAGKPALARIPVGDFASASRLLDAGASGIIAPMINSAEDAEAFIKTTKYPPLGERSWGPSLALNHTGLSADDYLKNANALTVAIAMIETRAALEAIDGILGVAGIDGIFIGPSDLSIALSNGDQVAPNAAEIDSAMQHAVSRCRSHGKFACAFAGDGERAGELLKFGFDLVIAGAETAQLRSGARRAINAARRIASA, encoded by the coding sequence ATGAGCGCAGCTGAAATCGACGGCTTTGCGGACCGGATCAGGCACCACCAAGGTGGCATGATCTCCGCCTGGATCGGTATTCCCGACGCCACGCTCGCCAATCACCTGGCGCAGGAGGCCTTCGACACCATCGTGCTGGATATGCAGCACGGCATGTGGGACATGCCCTCGGCAGCGAACGCCGTCGCCCAGGTTCGGCTTGCCGGCAAGCCGGCGCTGGCGCGCATACCGGTCGGTGATTTCGCGTCCGCCTCGCGCCTGCTCGATGCCGGTGCCTCCGGCATCATCGCGCCGATGATCAATTCGGCCGAAGACGCAGAAGCCTTCATCAAGACCACCAAATATCCGCCTCTCGGCGAACGCAGCTGGGGACCCTCGCTGGCGCTCAACCATACAGGCCTGTCGGCCGATGATTATCTGAAGAACGCCAATGCGCTCACCGTCGCCATCGCCATGATCGAAACCCGGGCGGCACTCGAGGCGATTGACGGCATCCTCGGCGTTGCCGGCATCGACGGCATTTTCATCGGTCCTTCAGACCTTTCGATCGCACTCTCGAACGGTGATCAGGTGGCGCCGAACGCCGCCGAGATCGACAGCGCCATGCAGCATGCGGTTTCGCGCTGCCGCTCCCACGGCAAATTCGCCTGCGCCTTCGCCGGCGACGGCGAGCGGGCCGGCGAGCTGCTGAAGTTCGGCTTCGATCTGGTCATTGCCGGCGCCGAGACAGCGCAGCTGCGCTCCGGCGCCCGCCGCGCCATCAATGCCGCCCGCAGGATCGCGTCTGCTTGA